Genomic DNA from Microbacterium lacus:
GGCTCGCCGCCGGCGGATCGTTCGTCGCAGGCTTCGGAGCCGGTGCGGTGGGAGTGACCTTCCTCGGCATCGGGCTCATCGCCGGGCAGCTCATGCGCACGTCGCGGGGCGCCAATGCGCTCGCGGTGTGGATCCTGCTGCTGACCTTCCTGCTCGCGGGCCTCGGCAACGCGCTGGGGACGCCGACCGCGGACCTCCAGCGCATCGAGAGCTCGTGGCTGACGTGGCTCTCGCCGTTCGGCTGGGGTGAGCAGTCGCGTCCGTTCGCCGACGACGCGCTGTGGCCGCTCGTGCTGTGCGTCGTGTTCGGGCTCGCACTCGCCGCAGCATCCGTCGCGATCCAGAGCACCCGCGACTTCGGCGCAAGCCTCGTCCCCGAGCGGCGCGGCCGCCCCGACGCCTCGGCCTCCCTGGCCGGACCGACGGGTCTGGTGTGGCGGCTCACGCGCGGGTCGATCCTGGGCTGGGCCGCCGGCGGACTGTTGACCGGGCTGCTCGCGACGAGTCTCGCGGGCGTCCTCGCCGACGTGGTGACCGAGCTGCCGTCGGTGCAGGCGATCCTCGAGGTCATCAGCGCGAACGGCAGCATCGCCCAGGGCGCGGTCATCATCTTCTTCGAGATGCTCGGGATCCTCGCCGCGTGCGCCGCCGTGCAGACGGTCTGCCGCGCGCGCTCGGAGGAGGCCCACGGCACGGCCGAGGCAGTGCTCGCGACACCGGTCGACAGGGTGCGCTGGCTCTCCGGCTACGTCGTCGTCGGGTTCGCGGCGATCGTGATCGTCGTCGCCTCCGCCGTCGTCGGCGCGGCCCTCGGCATCGCGGGCCGCGACGGCGACTGGTCGCTGATGGGCGATGTCGCGGTCGTCGGATCGGGACAGGTCGTCGCGGCGAGCGTGTTCCTGGTGCTGACAGCGCTCGTCTTCGTGCTGGCTCCCCGCGTGACGATCCCCCTCGGCTGGACGCTCGTGATGCTCGCGATGGTGCTCGGACTCTTCGGTCCGCTCTTCGGCTTCCCCGACTGGCTGGTCCATGCGGCGCCGATCGCCGCCGCACCCACGGTGAACGGCGACGGCGTGGATCTGCAGGGACTGTGGGGGCTCCTCGTGGCGATCGCGGTGATCGGCGGCGCGACGGCCGCGCTCATGCGCCGACGCGAGCTGGCTCCGGCAGGATGAGGACTGTGGAACACCGCGGAACGGAGGCCGCCGAACAGGCCGCGGCGATGATGACGGCGGCCGGGATGCCGCGCATGCCCGCCCGTGTGATGATGGCGCTCGTCGGCTCGCCCGACGCAGGCTACACGGCGGCGGAGCTCGCCGATCGGCTCGGAGTGTCGGCGGCTGCTGTCTCGGGCGCCGTGCGCTATCTGCAGGCGATCCACATCATCCATCGGCTCCCCCACCACGGCGACCGACGGGACCGCTACGACATCGCCGACGACGGCTGGCGCGTGGTCCTCACCGCCAATCTGCCGCTGTACGAGCGCCTCGCCGACTTCGTGGACCGCGTCGCGGATGACAACGCCGACGCTCCCCAGTCGGTCGCGCGCGCCCGCGACATGTCGGGATTCTTCCGCTTCCTCGGCGAGCGGATGCCGCGCCTCTTGGACGAATGGGACGCCGAGCGCGACCGGGGTTAGCCTGAACGCGTGCCCGAACACCAGCCCGGCGCCCTGACCGCCCTCGAGCGTGCAGAGCTCGAGGCGCTGCGCGCACGTGCGTACGGACCGGACGCCGACATCGTCGACGATGCGGAGGCCGTGAGCCGGCTCGACGAGCTCGAAGAGCGGGCACGTGCCGCGCGCGGCGCGCGACTTCCCGCGCCCGAGATCACGCCCGCCCTCACCGAGAGCGGCGCGCCCGATGACGAACAGGAGGCTGCGGAGCCGGCGGCCGAGCGGCGCACACCGACCCCGATCGCGCCTGTCCGGGCCTCGCGCCGCCACGTCGCCGCGATCGCGGCGACGGCGGTCGTCGCGCTGCTCCTCGGCGGCACCGCCTGGAGCATCTCCCGGTCGGGCGATCCGCAGCGCCCGTCGGCGCAGGCACGGGCAGCGGCGATCGCCGCGGAGCAGCGCGCGGCGGGCTATGACGCGCAGTACGCGGCCTACTTCGCGGGTCTGCGCGAAGACATCCTGGCTCTGCCGGGTGCGGAGGCGGTCGCCGACCAGCTGATCTGGGAGCAGCTCACTCCCTACGGCATCCTGTACGGCCGGACGGTCGGGGCGGGGCCGACGACGGACCAGCGGTTCTGCATGATCATCGCGGATCTCCCCTCCGCCCAGATCGTCTGCATCCCGATCGAGAAGGCGTCCGCGGTGCAGGCGACGGTCTCACTGCCCGCCTGGTATTCCGAGGCCGACGGCGATCTGTTCACGGGCCTCGGCGAGCAGATCGACTACACGCTGCTGCCGGGCGGCGTCGTGGTCGCGGTGCCCGCCGGTGCGTCGCTTCCGGCCGACGACATCCCGGTCGTGGAGAACCCCGGTCCGACGCCGACCGCGACACCGCCCCCGGGCTACAACTGACCCGCACGCCGGTAGGTCGCGAGGATCACGCCTCCGGACAGCGGCTCGACACCGACCGGCTCGAGGTCCAGTGCGCGAGGGACGCCTGCGCCGCCGAAGAGCGGGACACCGCGCCCCAGGGCGAGCGGGTTGATCTTCAGCTGCACCTCGTCGATCTGGTCCGCGAGCTGCCCGGCGAGGTCGCCTCCGCCGCAGAGCCAGATGTCGGCGCCCGGCTCCGCCTTCAGTTCCGCCACGCGGGCGGCGACGTCTCCGGAGATCGTCTCGATGTGCGCCGAGGCGGGCACTTCGCGGTGGGTCACGACGATCTGCCGCAGATGCGGATAGGCGCCGTCGACGAGGCCTGCCTGCACGGCGGGCTCGTGCGTCCGCCTGCCCATGAGCACCGTGTCGAAGCGTCGCGGAGGTGCGGAGACCCCGAGGGCTGCTCGCACATGCGCCGGGCACGTCTCGGGATACCTCGCGAACAGGTCCGCAAGGGTGGCGGGGTCGACCGGGAACTGCGAGAAGTCACCGTCCGCGTCGGCGATGAATCCGTCGATCGTGGTGGCGATGTAGTACACCAGCGCGCGCACGCCGTCCTCCTTCGTGTCGTCAGCGGATGCCGGGGTCAGCGCTGCGCATCCGCCAGGTGCCGCTCGAGCGCATCGATCGCGGGTCGCTGACCCTTCACGAGCCGCTCGCGGGCGGCATCCATCCTCACCCACTCCACCTGGTCGACCTCTGGGAAGGACTGGACCCGGCCGGACCGCGGCGGCCACTCCATCTCGAACTCGCCGAAGGCGAGGCCGTCCAGCGCGAAGCCCGATCCGTCCGAGACGAAGACCGTGACGCGCTTGCCGGACGAATACGCGAACGTGCCGAGCTCGGCGTAGTCGGCATCGGGGGCCGCGACGCCGAGCTCTTCGCGGAACTCGCGAAGCGCCGCGTCCAGCGCGCCCTCCTCGTCGGGGTCGTATTCGCCCTTCGGGATCGACCACGCCCCGGCGTCCTTGCGCGCCCAGAAGGGTCCGCCCATATGGGCGATCAGCACCTCCGGCGGGGCACCCTCCTCGAGCCGGTAGAGGAGGATGCCCGCGCTGGAGGTCGGCATGTCAGGACGAGGAGGTCAGGGACGCGTCTTCGGCGAGACGGAGTACGTCTCCTCCGCGTCGGTGACGGCGACCCCGCCGACGGCCGCATCGATCGCGGCCAGGGTGTCGGCATCCAGCGTCACACCCGACGCCGCCACGTTCGACGCGATCTGCTCCGGACGCGAGGCGCCCACGAGGGCGGCGGCGACGTTCGGGTTCTGC
This window encodes:
- a CDS encoding polyketide antibiotic transporter, whose protein sequence is MNAFATLLRERIRRDRWQLLMWIVGTALLAYLTYVGVTQSYGTQQDREALLATAIANPVIMLFRGLPSGADEGAFMLFLIFPFLAIDAAFMSSFLAVRHTRMDEELGRTELVAATPAGRTVPVLATVAHGLLANLGLALLTSLALLSTGLAAGGSFVAGFGAGAVGVTFLGIGLIAGQLMRTSRGANALAVWILLLTFLLAGLGNALGTPTADLQRIESSWLTWLSPFGWGEQSRPFADDALWPLVLCVVFGLALAAASVAIQSTRDFGASLVPERRGRPDASASLAGPTGLVWRLTRGSILGWAAGGLLTGLLATSLAGVLADVVTELPSVQAILEVISANGSIAQGAVIIFFEMLGILAACAAVQTVCRARSEEAHGTAEAVLATPVDRVRWLSGYVVVGFAAIVIVVASAVVGAALGIAGRDGDWSLMGDVAVVGSGQVVAASVFLVLTALVFVLAPRVTIPLGWTLVMLAMVLGLFGPLFGFPDWLVHAAPIAAAPTVNGDGVDLQGLWGLLVAIAVIGGATAALMRRRELAPAG
- a CDS encoding GbsR/MarR family transcriptional regulator — protein: MEHRGTEAAEQAAAMMTAAGMPRMPARVMMALVGSPDAGYTAAELADRLGVSAAAVSGAVRYLQAIHIIHRLPHHGDRRDRYDIADDGWRVVLTANLPLYERLADFVDRVADDNADAPQSVARARDMSGFFRFLGERMPRLLDEWDAERDRG
- a CDS encoding dihydrofolate reductase family protein, whose protein sequence is MRALVYYIATTIDGFIADADGDFSQFPVDPATLADLFARYPETCPAHVRAALGVSAPPRRFDTVLMGRRTHEPAVQAGLVDGAYPHLRQIVVTHREVPASAHIETISGDVAARVAELKAEPGADIWLCGGGDLAGQLADQIDEVQLKINPLALGRGVPLFGGAGVPRALDLEPVGVEPLSGGVILATYRRAGQL
- a CDS encoding NUDIX domain-containing protein — translated: MPTSSAGILLYRLEEGAPPEVLIAHMGGPFWARKDAGAWSIPKGEYDPDEEGALDAALREFREELGVAAPDADYAELGTFAYSSGKRVTVFVSDGSGFALDGLAFGEFEMEWPPRSGRVQSFPEVDQVEWVRMDAARERLVKGQRPAIDALERHLADAQR